From the Jilunia laotingensis genome, the window ACTCCTTACATATTTCTCCAATTATTATATTTTGAGATGTTGAAAGGGTATAAACATTTGATTTATTGAAGTTAAGATTAGCTATTTGTATAACTTTATTTTCTTCTTGTTCTTCAAATGTGGCATTACCACTATTTCCTGGGTGCCAGTCCCCAATTGAAGAAGTTATACCTTGAATTCCTACTCTGGAATCATAAATTAATAGGAGTTCGCAACTTGTGCCACTTTCTAGTATAAGGTCTGCTGGAATATGTGTTATATATGTTTTATTATTTCCTGTTTGCAATGTTAATTCACAATTAGTGCCTGTTTGTGGAATTATTAATGCTTTTTTTCCTTTAAGCTGGTTATTCTCTTCGTCTTTTATCCAATCACCATTGGGGGTAATAGTAAGTGGATTGCTCAAATTTGTGAATATTTCAGTTTCTATATTGTATAACCCCTGAGTATTTAGATTGTTAATGGTAATGGAAGCATTCTGCTGTAAGAGATCAATGTCTTCCTTTTCTTGAAGTTGTAAGACGAGATTCAATTGGCATAATTTATGATTATGTTGAAGGTTGATGGCTTTTTTGCTTGGTGTTACGTTGTTTGTTTGGGCAACCATAAAATCAGAATCACCGTATCCTTTAGCTGTGTTTTGATCTGGACAGACACTGACTTTAATTGTATTTGTTTCCTGAATGATTCCTTCGTTTTGATACGGGTAGCAACTAATAAAGTCACATGCTCCATTGCCTTGGGGATAATAAATATCTTCTTCAGATGTAAAACCTGTTACAGATGAATAAGTGAATTTCATATTATCAACGTGACGTTTTCCGCTAAGAGTTTCCGGTTGCAGCAATACATAGAGTCCGATGGCATCGTTATCTTCAAATGAATTGCCATTTGTTCGTGAATGAACGGATGCTTGCAGGATTTGTCCGGAAATTGTGATTGGAATTTTGTTAGAAACAGGTGTAAAAGGTACTTCTTCAGGAGTTTGAACATTACTAGTACA encodes:
- a CDS encoding fimbrillin family protein, with translation MKNLVKSIVRHSLAISVITSIVYSCTSNVQTPEEVPFTPVSNKIPITISGQILQASVHSRTNGNSFEDNDAIGLYVLLQPETLSGKRHVDNMKFTYSSVTGFTSEEDIYYPQGNGACDFISCYPYQNEGIIQETNTIKVSVCPDQNTAKGYGDSDFMVAQTNNVTPSKKAINLQHNHKLCQLNLVLQLQEKEDIDLLQQNASITINNLNTQGLYNIETEIFTNLSNPLTITPNGDWIKDEENNQLKGKKALIIPQTGTNCELTLQTGNNKTYITHIPADLILESGTSCELLLIYDSRVGIQGITSSIGDWHPGNSGNATFEEQEENKVIQIANLNFNKSNVYTLSTSQNIIIGEICKEYLRNEYINSQAIVLYTEKEKNKGIILQLLGNIENVHGGNITWDTANNSFTYQAGSTAPIKQIYVNNEGNITFEEGDKLQDISVTEKILTDIRGNETISYPIVKIGTQYWMRENLSATKYNDGGAITNNSSQLKNASAGYCYINKNYFYNKTSVISGKLIPKGWKIPNEAEWNLLKSYIHDESAVLKANKWDSSSEITEPNNLSDFNGIAIGSYYGTSVPVMLKGTSQYVSYWKVGNTQTSLSDFGITLNYQYNEIKGAKYSDYCAYAIRCIQE